In Prunus dulcis chromosome 1, ALMONDv2, whole genome shotgun sequence, the following are encoded in one genomic region:
- the LOC117629133 gene encoding uncharacterized protein LOC117629133 has translation MLRQAEDEPLREYAARFSHEYSRCPDTDDSTAFGPFKRGLRESNFRYLVHSNSWNTYTELMKQAAIHAKAEYFNSKRGPANLARNTFADPPPASAPTSGPPQHSTPAPSTQGNQQQKRKDIYQHPFSNNKRGRHGNHYHSSGGNPPKTGDRAPLPFTPRPSGHDTESCVALRNIIEGLIREGKLDNYVHNIPPPPNPHQRQINMISTISRGPTLAGTFNNSIKHYVRSTYAHQVFSTEQGRLPKTQRSGWAPITFCEEEERGVILPHDDPLIIRVDISNFDIRRILVDTGSSVSVMFANAFNELQVPSHLLGRSITPFVSFSGDLVQPIGSIHLPISIGAAPQRTTITTPFLIVDCPTTYNVILGRPALAQMRAFISTHMLLLKFPTPNGAGTVSCDQLSSRSCYASAVKSTNRQHRSEALAVTMAPAPPQAGTEPPEDPREESMTQQAGPVEDLELVTLHDDIPDRQVRIGTSISPELRSDLVAFLRLNSEVFA, from the exons ATGCTTCGGCAGGCTGAGGACGAACCCCTTCGGGAATATGCAGCTCGGTTCAGTCACGAGTACTCCCGCTGCCCAGACACTGACGACAGCACTGCCTTCGGCCCTTTTAAGAGAGGCCTCCGCGAGTCCAACTTTCGCTACCTGGTTCATAGCAACAGTTGGAACACATATACAGAGCTAATGAAACAGGCAGCGATCCATGCTAAGGctgaatacttcaattccaagcgTGGCCCAGCCAACCTGGCGCGCAACACTTTCGCCGATCCTCCACCTGCTTCAGCACCTACTTCAGGCCCACCTCAGCATTCTACCCCTGCCCCGAGTACCCAGGgtaaccaacaacaaaaacggAAGGATATCTACCAGCATCCCTTCAGCAATAACAAACGCGGCAGACATGGCAACCACTACCATTCTAGCGGAGGCAACCCTCCCAAGACTGGTGATCGGGCACCACTTCCCTTCACACCCAGGCCCAG CGGCCATGACACTGAATCTTGTGTTGCGTTGCGCAACATAATTGAAGGGCTCATCCGTGAGGGGAAGCTGGACAACTATGTACACAACATACCACCCCCACCTAACCCTCACCAACGACAGATCAACATGATCTCCACCATCAGTAGAGGTCCTACCCTGGCTGGCACCTTCAACAACTCCATCAAACATTATGTCCGCTCCACCTATGCGCACCAGGTCTTCAGCACCGAGCAAGGACGCTTGCCGAAGACCCAAAGGTCTGGCTGGGCCCCCATTACCTTCTgcgaggaggaggagcgtGGTGTTATCCTCCCCCATGATGACCCACTCATTATCCGTGTTGACATTTCTAACTTTGACATTAGGCGTATCCTGGTGGACACTGGCAGCTCGGTCAGTGTGATGTTTGCTAACGCCTTCAATGAACTTCAGGTCCCGTCTCACCTACTTGGCCGAAGCATCACACCCTTTGTGAGCTTCTCGGGTGATTTGGTCCAGCCCATTGGCAGCATTCATCTCCCTATATCAATTGGGGCCGCACCCCAGCGGACGACGATCACTACCCCCTTCCTTATTGTTGATTGTCCCACGACCTACAACGTCATCCTCGGCCGCCCAGCCTTGGCCCAAATGAGGGCTTTTATTTCCACGCATATGCTGCTGCTGAAGTTCCCTACACCTAATGGCGCAGGCACGGTGAGCTGCGACCAACTCAGCTCCCGAAGCTGCTATGCTTCAGCAGTCAAATCCACCAATCGCCAGCATAGGAGTGAGGCCCTCGCAGTAACCATGGCTCCCGCCCCTCCTCAAGCTGGCACAGAACCACCTGAGGACCCAAGGGAGGAGTCTATGACACAGCAGGCCGGACCTGTGGAAGACCTGGAGCTGGTTACCCTTCATGACGACATCCCAGATCGACAAGTCCGGATCGGCACCTCTATCTCGCCAGAGCTTCGCTCTGACCTAGTCGCCTTCCTCCGCCTCAACTCCGAAGTCTTCGCATGA